Proteins encoded in a region of the Zea mays cultivar B73 chromosome 4, Zm-B73-REFERENCE-NAM-5.0, whole genome shotgun sequence genome:
- the LOC100281960 gene encoding 60S ribosomal protein L12 — MPPKLDPSQVVEVFVRVTGGEVGAASSLAPKIGPLGLSPKKIGEDIAKETAKDWKGLRVTVKLTVQNRQAKVSVVPSAAALVIKALKEPERDRKKVKNIKHSGNISLDDVIEIARTMRHRSMAKELAGTVKEILGTCVSVGCTVDGKDPKDLQQEIDDGEVEIPSA, encoded by the coding sequence ATGCCGCCCAAGCTCGACCCGTCGCAGGTGGTGGAGGTGTTCGTCCGTGTGACCGGCGGCGAGGTCGGCGCAGCGTCTTCGCTGGCCCCCAAGATCGGCCCGCTCGGTCTTTCCCCCAAGAAGATCGGAGAGGACATCGCCAAGGAGACGGCCAAGGACTGGAAGGGCCTCCGCGTCACCGTCAAGCTCACCGTCCAGAACCGGCAGGCCAAGGTCTCCGTCGTCCCCTCCGCcgcggcgctcgtcatcaaggcgCTCAAGGAGCCAGAGAGGGACCGCAAGAAGGTCAAGAACATCAAGCACAGCGGCAACATCAGCCTCGACGACGTCATCGAGATCGCCAGGACCATGAGGCACAGGTCCATGGCCAAGGAATTGGCCGGCACCGTCAAGGAGATCCTCGGTACCTGCGTCAGCGTCGGGTGCACCGTCGACGGCAAGGACCCCAAGGACCTGCAGCAGGAGattgacgacggcgaggtggagaTCCCGTCCGCTTAA
- the LOC103653953 gene encoding titin isoform X1, translating to MEAATAMDFHTLSRRELQALCKRNGVRANMTNAAMAEALQGLTSVDGVDEIGTTLCLPTATPGRSAMKSAAKMVAVEEQQHGSPLPRGRRVSVKSPEAIRMEVGGEDEMKENVKTPGVVLRSTRRGIRATPAPLPTPVPASSARATARRTAVRRTGEVAPTPATRRRAASRKAAGAVEVDRPAEDVSEDKTSKMTRALDQEAEVVAVASKEEKGQQDEPRAALSDVKCDDPKGEEKVQQEEPKAVVLDVKCDGPEQEEVVQFLEGDNKVEEVEEGEEVDSSDATTGSAAVLGKSCNDPKVEEVVVVMEEQFTEPHEGIVKEQEPISVERSASVEVMDDSPILGVIEKKQDASVEDCEDLAEFSPAREMTDEAIPVTEDKEVAISEESVTEDNEVAISEEAVTEDKEVAISEEAVTEDKEVAISEEAVTEDKEVAINEEAVTEDKEVAISEEAIEEDGFANTVETDPTPKEILLTEGEIILIEGKEGAANEMPQAGETSEEDEEDYLAELKEGAADQVLQAELADNETSKEDEDDLSEKREGTAAKMLQGELTDDETSEEDDLDEDEEWVSDDDENTEEDYLAELKEGVADQVLQAELANNETGEEDEDALSEEREGTAAKMLQGEPTDDETSEEDDLDEDEGWASDDDENTEEIGSTDETDEDPDETNEESYTSDAVQMMQGSGIAEDANEDASTEDDDFSGDLPPEFENIMIFSGAETESDIAPPVLEENKDAVVSATKTAKSLDDSALKTGQEEEGPEEVDNVVKSLDEEVESKEMQKQQPQDYNSMSLRKLKATHKKYLIAAKEEVTEGKRLPLEEVDENACIDH from the exons ATGGAGGCGGCGACGGCCATGGATTTCCACACGCTCTCGCGCCGGGAGCTCCAGGCGCTGTGCAAGCGCAACGGCGTCCGCGCCAACATGACCAACGCCGCCATGGCCGAGGCGCTGCAGGGCCTAACCTCG GTCGACGGGGTCGACGAGATCGGCACGACTCTCTGTCTGCCGACGGCGACGCCAGGAAGGTCGGCGATGAAGTCGGCGGCGAAGATGGTGGCCGTCGAGGAGCAGCAGCACGGTAGCCCGCTCCCCCGCGGCCGCCGCGTATCGGTAAAATCACCAGAGGCCATCCGGATGGAGGTTGGAGGAGAGGACGAGATGAAGGAGAACGTGAAGACTCCCGGCGTGGTGCTGCGCAGCACTCGCCGCGGTATTCGGGCCACACCCGCGCCTCTTCCTACTCCGGTTCCGGCGTCCAGTGCGCGCGCAACAGCGAGGAGGACTGCCGTTCGTAGGACGGGCGAGGTGGCGCCGACCCCAGCCACCCGGAGGAGGGCGGCCTCTCGCAAAGCCGCGGGGGCAGTGGAGGTGGACCGCCCCGCCGAAGATGTATCCGAGGACAAGACATCGAAGATGACGAGAGCTTTGGATCAGGAAGCCGAGGTGGTGGCGGTCGCATCAAAAGAGGAGAAGGGGCAGCAAGACGAACCGAGAG CTGCTCTCTCGGATGTGAAATGTGATGACCCAAAGGGGGAGGAGAAGGTGCAgcaagaggaaccaaaag CCGTGGTCTTGGATGTGAAATGTGATGGCCCAGAGCAGGAGGAAGTTGTCCAGTTTTTGGAAGGGGACAACAAAGTGGAGGAAGTGGAGGAGGGTGAGGAAG TTGATTCTTCTGATGCAACCACAGGGTCTGCAGCTGTTTTGGGTAAGAGCTGCAATGATCCTAAGGTGGAGGAAGTGGTGGTTGTCATGGAGGAACAGTTCACAGAGCCCCATGAAG GAATTGTGAAAGAGCAGGAACCTATCAGTGTTGAGAGATCTGCTTCAGTGGAAGTCATGGATGATTCACCAATCCTAGgtgtgattgagaagaaacaGGATGCCTCAGTTGAAGATTGTGAGGACTTGGCTGAGTTCTCACCTGCAAGGGAGATGACTGATGAGGCCATTCCTGTTACTGAAGATAAGGAAGTGGCCATCAGTGAGGAGTCTGTTACTGAAGATAATGAAGTGGCAATCAGTGAGGAGGCTGTTACTGAAGATAAGGAAGTGGCCATCAGTGAGGAGGCTGTTACTGAAGATAAGGAAGTGGCCATCAGTGAGGAGGCTGTTACTGAAGATAAGGAAGTGGCCATCAATGAGGAGGCTGTTACTGAAGATAAGGAAGTGGCCATCAGTGAGGAGGCCATCGAGGAAGATGGTTTTGCTAACACTGTTGAGACTGATCCTACCCCAAAGGAGATTCTTCTGACTGAAGGTGAAATCATACTCATTGAAGGCAAAGAAGGTGCTGCTAATGAGATGCCACAGGCTGGTGAGACCagtgaagaagatgaggaagattACCTTGCTGAATTGAAAGAAGGGGCTGCTGATCAGGTGCTGCAGGCTGAGCTGGCAGACAATGAAACAAGTAAAGAAGATGAAGATGACCTAAGTGAAAAGAGAGAAGGGACTGCTGCTAAGATGCTGCAGGGTGAACTGACGGACGATGAGACCAGCGAAGAAGACGATCTCGATGAAGATGAGGAATGGGTTTCAGATGATGATGAGAACACCGAGGAAGATTACCTTGCTGAATTGAAAGAAGGGGTTGCTGATCAGGTGCTGCAGGCTGAGCTGGCAAACAATGAAACAGGTGAAGAAGATGAAGATGCCCTAAGTGAAGAGAGAGAAGGGACTGCTGCTAAGATGCTGCAGGGTGAACCGACAGACGATGAGACCAGTGAAGAAGACGATCTCGATGAAGATGAGGGATGGGCTTCAGATGATGATGAGAACACTGAGGAAATTGGCTCTACTGACGAGACCGATGAAGATCCTGATGAGACCAATGAGGAGAGTTACACCTCTGATGCAGTCCAAATGATGCAGGGATCTGGGATAGCTGAAGATGCCAACGAAGATGCCTCTACTGAAGATGATGATTTCAGTGGCGACCTACCACCAGAGTTTGAAAATATCATGATATTCAGTGGTGCTGAAACCGAGAGTGACATTGCTCCTCCAGTGCTCGAGGAAAACAAGGATGCTGTTGTATCTGCAACAAAAACTGCAAAGTCCCTGGATGATTCTGCCTTAAAAACAGGGCAGGAGGAGGAGGGTCCTGAAGAGGTTGACAACGTTGTGAAGTCCCTGGATGAAGAGGTAGAATCAAAGGAGATGCAGAAGCAGCAACCACAGGATTATAATAGCATGAGCCTCAGGAAGCTTAAAGCCACACACAAGAAATATCTCATTGCTGCAAAG GAGGAGGTCACCGAAGGGAAGAGGCTTCCTCTCGAGGAGGTGGATGAAAACGCCTGCATCGACCACTGA
- the LOC103653953 gene encoding titin isoform X2, with amino-acid sequence MEAATAMDFHTLSRRELQALCKRNGVRANMTNAAMAEALQGLTSVDGVDEIGTTLCLPTATPGRSAMKSAAKMVAVEEQQHGSPLPRGRRVSVKSPEAIRMEVGGEDEMKENVKTPGVVLRSTRRGIRATPAPLPTPVPASSARATARRTAVRRTGEVAPTPATRRRAASRKAAGAVEVDRPAEDVSEDKTSKMTRALDQEAEVVAVASKEEKGQQDEPRAALSDVKCDDPKGEEKVQQEEPKAVVLDVKCDGPEQEEVVQFLEGDNKVEEVEEGEEGSAAVLGKSCNDPKVEEVVVVMEEQFTEPHEGIVKEQEPISVERSASVEVMDDSPILGVIEKKQDASVEDCEDLAEFSPAREMTDEAIPVTEDKEVAISEESVTEDNEVAISEEAVTEDKEVAISEEAVTEDKEVAISEEAVTEDKEVAINEEAVTEDKEVAISEEAIEEDGFANTVETDPTPKEILLTEGEIILIEGKEGAANEMPQAGETSEEDEEDYLAELKEGAADQVLQAELADNETSKEDEDDLSEKREGTAAKMLQGELTDDETSEEDDLDEDEEWVSDDDENTEEDYLAELKEGVADQVLQAELANNETGEEDEDALSEEREGTAAKMLQGEPTDDETSEEDDLDEDEGWASDDDENTEEIGSTDETDEDPDETNEESYTSDAVQMMQGSGIAEDANEDASTEDDDFSGDLPPEFENIMIFSGAETESDIAPPVLEENKDAVVSATKTAKSLDDSALKTGQEEEGPEEVDNVVKSLDEEVESKEMQKQQPQDYNSMSLRKLKATHKKYLIAAKEEVTEGKRLPLEEVDENACIDH; translated from the exons ATGGAGGCGGCGACGGCCATGGATTTCCACACGCTCTCGCGCCGGGAGCTCCAGGCGCTGTGCAAGCGCAACGGCGTCCGCGCCAACATGACCAACGCCGCCATGGCCGAGGCGCTGCAGGGCCTAACCTCG GTCGACGGGGTCGACGAGATCGGCACGACTCTCTGTCTGCCGACGGCGACGCCAGGAAGGTCGGCGATGAAGTCGGCGGCGAAGATGGTGGCCGTCGAGGAGCAGCAGCACGGTAGCCCGCTCCCCCGCGGCCGCCGCGTATCGGTAAAATCACCAGAGGCCATCCGGATGGAGGTTGGAGGAGAGGACGAGATGAAGGAGAACGTGAAGACTCCCGGCGTGGTGCTGCGCAGCACTCGCCGCGGTATTCGGGCCACACCCGCGCCTCTTCCTACTCCGGTTCCGGCGTCCAGTGCGCGCGCAACAGCGAGGAGGACTGCCGTTCGTAGGACGGGCGAGGTGGCGCCGACCCCAGCCACCCGGAGGAGGGCGGCCTCTCGCAAAGCCGCGGGGGCAGTGGAGGTGGACCGCCCCGCCGAAGATGTATCCGAGGACAAGACATCGAAGATGACGAGAGCTTTGGATCAGGAAGCCGAGGTGGTGGCGGTCGCATCAAAAGAGGAGAAGGGGCAGCAAGACGAACCGAGAG CTGCTCTCTCGGATGTGAAATGTGATGACCCAAAGGGGGAGGAGAAGGTGCAgcaagaggaaccaaaag CCGTGGTCTTGGATGTGAAATGTGATGGCCCAGAGCAGGAGGAAGTTGTCCAGTTTTTGGAAGGGGACAACAAAGTGGAGGAAGTGGAGGAGGGTGAGGAAG GGTCTGCAGCTGTTTTGGGTAAGAGCTGCAATGATCCTAAGGTGGAGGAAGTGGTGGTTGTCATGGAGGAACAGTTCACAGAGCCCCATGAAG GAATTGTGAAAGAGCAGGAACCTATCAGTGTTGAGAGATCTGCTTCAGTGGAAGTCATGGATGATTCACCAATCCTAGgtgtgattgagaagaaacaGGATGCCTCAGTTGAAGATTGTGAGGACTTGGCTGAGTTCTCACCTGCAAGGGAGATGACTGATGAGGCCATTCCTGTTACTGAAGATAAGGAAGTGGCCATCAGTGAGGAGTCTGTTACTGAAGATAATGAAGTGGCAATCAGTGAGGAGGCTGTTACTGAAGATAAGGAAGTGGCCATCAGTGAGGAGGCTGTTACTGAAGATAAGGAAGTGGCCATCAGTGAGGAGGCTGTTACTGAAGATAAGGAAGTGGCCATCAATGAGGAGGCTGTTACTGAAGATAAGGAAGTGGCCATCAGTGAGGAGGCCATCGAGGAAGATGGTTTTGCTAACACTGTTGAGACTGATCCTACCCCAAAGGAGATTCTTCTGACTGAAGGTGAAATCATACTCATTGAAGGCAAAGAAGGTGCTGCTAATGAGATGCCACAGGCTGGTGAGACCagtgaagaagatgaggaagattACCTTGCTGAATTGAAAGAAGGGGCTGCTGATCAGGTGCTGCAGGCTGAGCTGGCAGACAATGAAACAAGTAAAGAAGATGAAGATGACCTAAGTGAAAAGAGAGAAGGGACTGCTGCTAAGATGCTGCAGGGTGAACTGACGGACGATGAGACCAGCGAAGAAGACGATCTCGATGAAGATGAGGAATGGGTTTCAGATGATGATGAGAACACCGAGGAAGATTACCTTGCTGAATTGAAAGAAGGGGTTGCTGATCAGGTGCTGCAGGCTGAGCTGGCAAACAATGAAACAGGTGAAGAAGATGAAGATGCCCTAAGTGAAGAGAGAGAAGGGACTGCTGCTAAGATGCTGCAGGGTGAACCGACAGACGATGAGACCAGTGAAGAAGACGATCTCGATGAAGATGAGGGATGGGCTTCAGATGATGATGAGAACACTGAGGAAATTGGCTCTACTGACGAGACCGATGAAGATCCTGATGAGACCAATGAGGAGAGTTACACCTCTGATGCAGTCCAAATGATGCAGGGATCTGGGATAGCTGAAGATGCCAACGAAGATGCCTCTACTGAAGATGATGATTTCAGTGGCGACCTACCACCAGAGTTTGAAAATATCATGATATTCAGTGGTGCTGAAACCGAGAGTGACATTGCTCCTCCAGTGCTCGAGGAAAACAAGGATGCTGTTGTATCTGCAACAAAAACTGCAAAGTCCCTGGATGATTCTGCCTTAAAAACAGGGCAGGAGGAGGAGGGTCCTGAAGAGGTTGACAACGTTGTGAAGTCCCTGGATGAAGAGGTAGAATCAAAGGAGATGCAGAAGCAGCAACCACAGGATTATAATAGCATGAGCCTCAGGAAGCTTAAAGCCACACACAAGAAATATCTCATTGCTGCAAAG GAGGAGGTCACCGAAGGGAAGAGGCTTCCTCTCGAGGAGGTGGATGAAAACGCCTGCATCGACCACTGA